A stretch of Physeter macrocephalus isolate SW-GA chromosome 8, ASM283717v5, whole genome shotgun sequence DNA encodes these proteins:
- the FABP6 gene encoding LOW QUALITY PROTEIN: gastrotropin (The sequence of the model RefSeq protein was modified relative to this genomic sequence to represent the inferred CDS: deleted 1 base in 1 codon), which translates to MSSAQGNGGGSASMQCRRCTAFSGKYETESEKDYDKFMKRLGLPSDRIEKGRNLKIISEVQQDGQNFTWSQNYPGGPSITNNFTIGKECNMETVTGKKFKATVQMEGGKVVVNFPHYNYIVEIMDGKLVEISTFEGVSYERASKTLA; encoded by the exons ATGTCCAGTGCCCAGGGGAATGGTGGTGGCAGTGCCAGTATGCAGTGCCGCCGTTG CACGGCCTTCAGCGGCAAGTACGAGACAGAGAGTGAGAAGGACTACGACAAGTTCATGAAGCGCCTGG GGCTCCCCAGCGACAGGATTGAAAAGGGTCGCAACCTCAAGATCATCTCAGAGGTGCAGCAGGACGGGCAGAACTTCACCTGGTCCCAGAACTACCCCGGGGGCCCCTCCATT ACCAACAATTTCACCATTGGCAAAGAGTGCAACATGGAGACTGTGACGGGCAAGAAGTTCAAG GCCACTGTGCAGATGGAGGGTGGGAAGGTGGTGGTGAACTTCCCCCACTACAACTACATCGTGGAGATCATGGATGGCAAGCTGGTGGAG ATCTCCACCTTTGAAGGTGTGTCCTACGAGCGCGCGAGCAAGACGCTGGCCTGA